The following is a genomic window from Candidatus Xiphinematobacter sp. Idaho Grape.
TTACGGGACAGTAGATTGTATCAGAAGTTTTATGGTATGCAGCACCCTGCTCCCCATCTTCTCTTGGAAGCAGTATATGGGTTGCCAGAGTGGCGTGCAGACGCAATTCGTTCAGCCAGATTAGTAGCCTGTCCAGGTTGTTATCCAACAAGTATCTTGCTACCACTCCTTCCCTTGTTAGCACGTAAGTTTTTACAGCTGGAATTCCTCTGTATTGCCAGTGCTAGTGGTGTAAGCGGTGCTGGAAGAAGACCTGAGATTCCCCTTCTTTTCGGAGAGTGCAGCGAAAGTTTTCGAGCCTATGGTGTTCCTCAACATCGGCATCTAGCCGAAATTGAACAGGAGCTAAGTCTTGTTTCTAGAGAAGAAATGCGTGTCTGTTTCGTCCCTCATCTTCTCCCCATACATAGGGGTCTTCATACAACTATTTTTTCTGTTCCAAGCAAGGACGTGGACGCTACACAAATACAGTTAGCGTGGGAGGAGGATTATACTCAGTGCCCTTTTGTTCATATCAGCGCTGTTCTCCCCGATACTAAACATGTGAATAGAACAAACCTTTGCAGCTTGGCTATCCGCACTGATCCGCACACTGGAAAATTGCTTCTTTTTAGCGCAATCGATAATTTGATGAAGGGATCTGCAGGACAGGCCATTCAGTGTTTTAATCTCATGAGTGGGTTTTTGGAAAAAGAAGGGCTTTTACCATGAGTACCTTAAAAAGGGTGAAAGGAGGAGTTTGCGCTGCACGTGGTTTCTCAGCAAGTGCAACTTACTGTGGGATTAAGCCTCTCGATCAGGGTCATGCAGATCTGGCTATGGTATACTCACAGCGCAATTCTGTAGCAGCTGGAGTATTTACTACAAACCAAGTGAAGGCAGCGCCGGTAAAACTTTCCATGAAACACATCCGCTCACGCAGCGCTCGCGCGGTTATACTTAATAGCGGAAATGCCAATGCTTGTACGGGGAGTCAGGGGTATCATGATGCATTACTACTGGTAGGGGAAACCGCTAGTTTGCTTGGCCTACGTAGGCAACAGATTCTAGTATGCTCCACTGGATGTATTGGAGTTCCACTTCCAATGGAAAAGATTAGACCTCGCCTGAAATTGCTAGCTCGGGCCCTTAGTCAGACAGGTAATCAAGCTGCTGCTCGGGCCATCATGACCAGCGATACGTATCCTAAGGAGGCAGCAAGAGAGTTACAAATGGGTGGGATACCTGTGCGTCTGGGTGGTATGGCTAAGGGTGCTGGTATGATTAACCCAAATATGGCGACCATGCTTTGTGTTGTTACCACAGACGCTGCAATTTCTCCACCAAGCCTACTTAGAGCTCTGCGCAAAGCGGTAGAAGATTCCTTTAACCGTATTACTATAGATGGCGATATGAGTACTAATGATACAGTTATTATACTTGCTAATGGAGCAGCTAGAGCTCCCATAGTTAGATCTAACAGTGCAGAATTTAACCTGTTTCTGGAAGCTCTGTATTCTGTATGCCACGAGCTCGCCAGGATGATCGTATTAGATGGTGAGGGAACCGGTAAATTCGTAGAAGTTGAGGTACAGGGAGCTCGAAATAACGTTGAAGCCCGTCATGCCGCTGAGTCTGTTGCCAATTCTCTTCTCCTAAAATGTGCTTGGGCTGGGAATAACCCCAATTGGGGCCGAGTTATGGACGCATTAGGCTACTCCAGTGCTAGAATCCAAGAGGAACGAGTAGATATTTTCCTTAATCAGCTGCCAATGGTAATGGGAGGTGTTGCTGGTCCGGCATCGTCCTCCAGCTTAAGCAGAGTCGCAGCTCGCAGAGCATTTCGCGTGAGCATCCATCTGAACTTAGGTAAGGGGCATTATACGGTGCTAACAACGGACTTAACTGAGAAATACGTGCGCCTTAATAGTAGGGACTAGAAGATCTACTATGGCTCATAACTTGACACTAAACCTTCGCGCCGAGAGCCTAATCGAGGCACTACCCTACATACAGCGCTTCCGTGGGGACACTTTTGTCGTTAAATATGGCGGAAGCTCCATGGAGGATGAAAGTCAAGTAGAATGCCTACTCAGAGATGTAGTTTTTCTCGAAGCAGTGGGGATCAATCCAGTGTTAGTCCATGGAGGCGGGAAGGCCATTACTGCTGCAATGCGTAGAACCGGCCTAACATCCCATTTCATAATGGGGTTACGTGTGACAGATAAAAACTCTATCTCTATTGTTGAAAAAATACTGGATACAAAAATTAATCCACGAATTGTTTCGATCATCAAACATTTTGGCGGTAAGGCGATAGGGTTCTCTGGGAAGGCAATATTCCAAGCAAAGCACCTTCCTCTACTAGCTGTTCCTTCAGGACCCCGAGATACTGGCTTTGTGGGAGAAGTCCACAAGGTACAGACTGAAGAAGTTCAACTTGCTATTAAGAGGGAAGTGGTACCTGTGATATCCCCACTGGGATCTTCCGTGGAAGGGTACGCTCTTAACATCAACGCAGACACTGCTGCGTCAGCTCTAGCTACTGCGCTCAAAGCTTCCAAGCTCATTTTTGTAAGTGACGTGCCCGGCATCATGCTGAACCCCTCCCTCCCCAAGACTCTAGTTCCCTCTATCACTTGTAGAATGGTCGAAAAACTGATCAAAGACGGAACTATCTCGCAGGGGATGGTACCAAAGGTTCAGAGTGCAACTCGAGCTCTTCAAGAAGGAGTTGCAAAGGTCCACCTGGTTTCCGGGGGTCGGAGCCATTGTTTATTACTAGAGATCTTTAGCGACGCCGGTATTGGTACAGAGATCCTCCCCTAGGAGGAGGCTATAAACGAGAGGCCCTGTGTGTTGGGACTTTGTCTCATTCTACGGCAAACTACCTAGCCAGTCCCTCCTCTGTCCCCTATTGCAGTGCATACTAGCTGTCAAACATCAATTACTGACTTCTCTTTGGACGAGTGTCAGTATCTTCGGTCTATATCGGTTTGCACTTTCGATTTCGTTTTTTCTCTGGGAGTTTAGAGAGCAATCATCCCTTGCATACTGATCCGACTGTTTCTGCAATGATGCGGCTGTTCTTCTCGCTAAGAAGGAATTACGTCAAGTACATGCTCATACTCGGAATTCAGAATCACGAATATGACTAATCCTCTCTCTGATATTGCTATTTCTCCTTTTCCGGAAATTTCACCCTGGCTCTAGGAAGCTACACTTCATGCCGATTCACTTCATGCAATTTTCTCTCGAAGAGTTCTGTTAGTGTTGCTATCCTAGCCCCCCACAATAGGACTGCTGCCTCGCAGAGTTTTAATCTGGTGACTTGAGTACGCATTGGCTGTTGCAGACAGGTTCGTCTGCATGAACCAACATCCGAGGGGCGGGGCTGCTCACCAAGCGTTGTTGGTGGTTGCCGCGCTACAAGAGAAACATTGAGTCTTCGAGGCTTTACTACGGGATCGGGCTACGTCAATCGCTACCAGCGGTAGAGGAAAGTTGCACACCTTGCATGAGCTGGCTAGCGCAACTTTTTATTAGCCGGGTGGCCAAGAAAAGAGGCGACCTCCTAGGAGATGTACATGAAGGTGGGAAATCGTTTGTCCGCTTTCCAAGCCGTTGTTGATGACCAACCGAAACCCTGTTCTAGCCACGTCTTCGCTCTCGGCTAGGTGAGCAGCTACTAAAAGTAACTTCCCTAGAAGTGCTGCGTGATGTTCCTTGGCAGAGGCAATACTCGAGATAGTTTCCTTCGGCACAATCAAGATATGGACGGGAGCCTGAGGTCGTGCATCACGAAAGGCAAGTACCTCACTATCTTCCCATATAATTTCAGCAGGAACTTTACGGGAAATGATTTCTTCAAAAAGATTCATAAACTGCCAATAAGGCTGGGCAAAAGTAAGCACGTGTCACACAATCCATCCATTCTCAACCCACGGTGCTCCTAGAGCCCGCCATCCTAAAGCAAAACTTTTTACTCGAGAAGAAGTAGGAGTCGCAAAGGCACTCGCCACTTCCTTACCGCAGGAGAGGAGAAGGGGCTTCATCATGTTCCGAAGAGTTCTGGCCGCGCAGAAGCCCTTGCACCCTTCCCTTCTAAGGACTTGATCTCTTTAATAAAGTCTCCAATTCCCTGAAATTGGCGATAGGTAGACGCATAACGAACGTATGCTATGGGATCTAGTATACGCAGTTTCTCCATCACCTTTGCACCAACAGCTTTTGTGGAAATTTCCTGCCCTTGCCCAGCCTCTAGATCCTGAGTAATTTCTTCTATGCACTGCGTAATCTGCTTGATGCTGACCGGTCGTTTCTCACAGGCTCTCAAGAGACTGCCCTGGAGCTTGTAGCGATCGAACAGTTCATGGCGTCCATCTCCCTTGACTACCAATAGTTCTGATTGCTCGATCTCTTCGTAGGTAGTAAAACGTCTCTCACAACACAGACACTCACGCCGCCGCCGGATACTCTCTCCCTCCTTTGAGGGACGGCTGTCGATCACTTTGTCCTCTACAGATCCGCATCTCGGGCAACGCATTATGATTCCTGGGTTTCTAGCAACAGTGTAACGCCCCAACTATACCGGCCCATTATAGGTAACGCTTGCTTTTCGACAACCGTTTTTCATTCTTGTATTGACTTCCTGAGTAACTCTTTCCAGAAGGAAATTTTAAGGAGGTGGCGCTTGCCATACCACAGAGTGGATTGTGTGTTTTGGTGAGACTGATCTCTGGAGGCAACTCCGCATAGTGGCACCCCCTCCAATAGTTTTATGCATTCAGGTTGACAATATTGAGGTAGCGTATAGCAGAGCTAGAGGTTCCAAGCTACTTGTAAACCCCTTCAGAGTAATTTGTCTCACTCCCCTGGGTTAGGATGCACATGGCTTTTGAGCAATATCGCAGACCACGGCAGTTTCCGATCCTCAACTTCTGTCCAATGCAATTGGTTACAATCAGATTCTCTTCCTATGTTTCTCGGAGGATATGGAGGAAACTTTTCCAGCTTATGAGATTATTTGAAGGTCAAGTTGCAATTGTTACAGGTGCCAGCAGAGGAATTGGGAAAGCTATTGCCAGGCAGCTTGCCACCCTAGGGGCACGAGTTGCGATAATAAGCCACTCTGAGATGTCCTTTAGGAAGGCAGCAGAGGAGATTCGCCAGTTTGGGGGGGATGCTTATACTTATGCCGTCGATGTTTCCGACTATCATGCAGTTCAAGATCTAGGCAAGCGCATCCTAGCAGAATTCCAAAGAGTAGACATTCTTGTAAATAACGCTGGTATTGCGAGGGATGAGCTCATCATGCGTATGAGCCTAGAACAATGGGACGAGGTACTCGATGTTAATTTGAAGGGAGCTTTTAACTTCATTAAGGCCGTTAGCCGTTCCATGATTAAACGTCGTTCTGGTCGCATTATTAACATTACCTCCGTCAGTGGCGTGATCGGAAATGCAGGGCAGGCTAACTACGCTACCTCCAAAGGTGGTCTAATCGGCCTTACTAAAAGCGTTGCTAGAGAATTTGCTAGGCGTGGTATAACTGTGAACGCAATTGCCCCTGGATTCATCGATACAGACATGACTGCTGCCTTACAGGAAGGCCTTCGCGGTAAGATTACCGCGCAAATCCCTATGGGACGCATGGGAAAAGTGGAAGAGGTTGCTTCGGTAGTAGCTTTTCTAGCCAGCTCACAAGCTTCCTATATTACAGGCCAAGTAGTAGCAGTAGATGGGGGTTTAGCTATGTAAAAAGGGAATGGCAGTGATTGATACCGATGTTTAGCGTCTTAGATAAAAAGTTACCCCTAACATAGTTAGAGGCTTGTACCGGAAAGCCCTTCTGTCTTAATGCTAGCTCTGGCTTGGCTGGGGCCACACACCTGTTGTTGTCACAAGGTCTCTTCCTTTGCTGTCCATATAGTGCGGTTTTCCGCTACTGCTATGACTACTAAAATCCTACAGAGTTGGCAATTCATTCAAGATGCTGCTTCTTTAATCGAAAGGGAAGCACACCAGGCCATCAGAGTGCGCAATGAATTTCGCATTGCCCTAAGTGGGGGTAGCACGCCAAAACCCATTTTTGCAGCTTTGGCAAAGCGTGTATTGCATTGGCCTGGTACTGTGGTTACTTTTAGTGACGAACGATGCGTTGAACCAAGCGATACGCGGAGTAACTACTATATGGCATCTAGGGTACTACTCGATCATGTGCCAATTCCTACACAAAATATCCTTAGAATGAAGGGGGAACAGGATCCCGCACGGGCCGCTTCGGAGTATGAAGTTCTTCTGAGAGAACGTACTAGCGACGGAACAGTCTATCGGCATGATCTCCTCCTCCTAGGTATAGGGGAGGATGGTCATACGGCCTCTTTGTTTCGTGGAACTCGAGCTCTGGAAATAACTGATCGTCTAGTGGTTGAAAACTACGTGCCCAAGCTTGGGGCTTGGCGCCTAACCTTTACTTACCCTTTGATCAATGCAGCTCGACATGTGCTGTTTCTAGTAAAAAGTTCGATGAAGAAGGATGAAATACTCCGACAGGTCTTTGGCGGGAAGTCTGATTTTCCCTGTAGCCGCGTCTCGCCTCATCATGGCGAGTTAACTTGGCTATTGGGCAGAGCATAACTGTTCCTTCTTATGAGGGTTCTCTTCCTTACAAACGAGTATCCTCCCAATGTTTATGGTGGTGCAGGTACTCATGTGGACTATCTCAGCCGTTATCTTTCCAAGTTGGTTCAAGTTGAAGTGCGTTGTTTTGGAGACCAAATGCGGCATGCCGAGAGGCTCCGTGTACGAGGTTTTAGCTTTAATGCCTCCGAGCTCTGCTGTCCAAGGTCGCTACGTTCTGTTTTTGGCGCTTTGCAGCGGTGCTTAGATTTTAACACTATCGGGGTGGATGCTGATATTGTGCACTGTCACACTTGGTATGCATATTTTGGGGGGATAGTTGCTAAGCTTAATTACGGGATTCCGTTAGTAATCACCGTCCACTCTCTTGAGCTGTTGCGCCCATGGAAAGGCGAACAACTTGGCCGTGGTTACGATTTTACCTGCTGGCTAGAAGCAACTACCCTGAGAATGGCGGATGCTGTGATTGCCGTTTCCCTGGAAACCAAGAGGGATATTTTGCGTCTTTTTGGTCTTCCTGAACACCATGTTCATGTCGTGTACAATGGGGTTGATTTGGATGAGTATACTCCTATGCAAGGGGTAGGTACGCTGCGGAGTTATGGTATTGATCCATCACAGCCATACGTTCTGTTCATAGGAAGGATCACTCGGCAGAAGGGGATGATTCACTTGGTACGTGCGATCCGCCACTTTGTGGCAGGACTTCAAGTTGTAATCTGTGCAGGTGCCCCTGATACTCCAGAGGTAGAGATGGAAATCCGTTCTGCTATTGCGAGGGTGCAGCAGCTTCGTCAATGGCGGATTCTCTGGATCCAAAAAATGTTGGATGTACGGTCTAAGGTGGAGCTTTATAGTCATGCTTCCATATTTATTTGTCCCTCCATTTACGAGCCTTTTGGGATTATTAATCTAGAGGCAATGGCCTGTGGCACGGCAGTAGTAGCAAGTGCTATTGGAGGTATTAAGGAGGTAGTAGTAGACGGAATAACTGGCTTTCTGGTTCCTTTCAGGCAATCTCCAGATATCCCTGGTCCCATCGATGCAGATCAGTTTGAACTGGATCTTGCTGTACGAGTTAATACGCTAATGGCGGACGCAGTCCTCCGCCAAAAGATGGGAACTGCTGGACGTCTCCGTGCGGAAGGAACTTTTGGTTGGAATGTTATTGCTAGGCAGACACAGGAACTCTACAAAAGGCTCGCTGAGCTCTAGCTACCCGTGTTTATTGACCAGATTCGTATCTATGCAAAGGCAGGAGACGGTGGGACAGGCTGTTGCAGCTTTCGCCGAGAAAAATATGTACCCCACGGAGGCCCAGATGGAGGGGATGGCGGGAAGGGTGGGGATGTCATCCTTTATGCCGACGAGCATACTAACAGCTTGGTTTCTCTCTTTTATGAGCCGTTTCTTCGGTCTATGGATGGTGGAAATGGTCAAGGAAAAAGCAAATGCGGGTGTAATGCTCCTCCCAGAACAATGCAGGTTCCGCTTGGTACCGTTGTACACCGTCTGGCTCCTATCCCTAGTGGTGAAGAAGAGGGCCCCTTCCTTGGTGGAAAGGGGGCTCATCTTACCAAGTTAGACACTGTGGCCGACCTTTCTGAGAAAGGGCAAAAGTTTGTTCTCTGTAGGGGAGGAAGAGGTGGTAGGGGCAATGCGTACTTTAAGTCTTCAACCAACCGGGTTCCACGTCAGCACACACAAGGTCATTCTGGTGAAGAGGGATGGTTTGTTTTGGAGCTGCGTACTATTGCATTTGCGGGTTTGGTAGGATATCCCAACGCCGGTAAATCTACTTTGCTTTCTCGTATCTCCTCTGCACACCCAAAGATAGCTTCCTATCCGTTTACGACGCTACACCCAGTGGTAGGTGTCGTCAAACTCCCAGACTATCATCAAATTACTGTGGCAGACATCCCTGGATTAATAGAAGGCGCCCACGCCAATAAGGGGCTAGGGCACGCATTTTTACGTCACATCCTACGCTGCAAAGTGCTCCTTTTTGTCGTTGATATGGCCGGCAGCGACGGCAGAAACCCCTTGAAAGACTTTCGTGTTCTCCGCAAAGAAGTAGGCCTCTATGATCCACTGCTTGGCACCAAGCCCTCGGCAATCATTGCAAATAAAATGGACTTACCAGGCGCTGACACCAACTTAAAAGTTTTCTGCAGAGAATTTCACAAGATCCCCATCGTACCAACATCTATGGCGAGCAGGAAAAACTCCGGTCTTGTCAGGGAACTCCTAACTACCTTTTTGGAGACCTAACAAGTGCAGCATACGATTTTCTGTGGGTAGGCCAGTAATGAACCCCCGCTCCTTCCCTGTTCTAGAGTTTAAAGACCGTAACACAAGTCTAGACGATTTTTCCACAAACTTTGAGGAGTGCAGGAAGTCGTCAAATAAGGTGAACAAGGCGTTTCCGTTGTTCACGAGGTCCCTCCTCAGCGGCCCTATAGAAAGAAGGAGCCCCTTTGACTCTGAAAGCCAGGAACAAGACACAGGACTGGAACCCCCCCTAATCAAGCTTGGTTGAGCATAGCTTATGAGTATTATAGACACCTCATAAGGGCCCTGCTGCAAATTTTGTTAACTAGCCCCCCTATTTTTTTCCATGAGTCTTCCGATCCCTCCTGCACTCCAGCTTGCTTTATTCCTTGCACTAAGATACCTCAAACCCAGGCGTGCACTCCTCTCTGTTATTACCGCAATCTCAATTACTGGAGTTACCCTCGGTGTGACAGTGCTCATTCTTGTGACTGCTGTGATGGCAGGGTTTGAGCTGGAGCTACGCCGCAAAATCGTCGGATTTGAGCCCCACTTGACTATTACATCACATGGAGCACTCTCTGACTGGCGCAAACTTGCGAAAAGGGCACTCCCCCGCGAGCACGTTACGAGTGTTGCGCCTTATGTTCAAGGGCCAGTTATTGTTGAGTTCAACCGTTTGTGTATAGCCCCTAATATGCGCGGGATGCACCATGATTTCGACCTAATACTTACCAACATACGTAAACTAATTTGCAATGGGAGGTTCAACCTTATGGGTAACAATATTATTTTGGGCCTCGCACTTGCCAATACTCTTGGTGTTAAGGTGGGGGACAAGGTTTCCGTCTGTTCCTCTGCTAGCCTGCATACAGCCCTCTCCGAGCTTGACCGCGCGCACTACCAAAAAAATCATGGAAGTAGTTACAGCGTCCTCTTGCAAAGACTGCAGCATATAATCCGTCCAAAGTCCCTTACCGTGGTCGGCATATTTCAAACAGGTCATTACCTCTATGATAGCGAGTTTGTCCTTGTCCCACTCCATATTGGGCAAGAACTCTATAATTTAGGTGATAATGTCCATGGCCTTGCTGTTAAAATTTCCGATCCATATAAGTCCGGAAAAGTAAAGGAGGACTTCCTACATACTTTTTCCACTGCTGCCAGAATAGATACTTGGATAGAAAAAAACCGAGCGCTTTTTGACGCCATTCGCATGGAGAGGAATGTGATGTTTTTTCTCCTCATGTTCATTATTCTCGTAGCCGCCTTCAGTATTATGAACACTCTGATCACCATCACTGTTCAGAAGACACGTGAGATTGGAATTCTAAAGGCATTGGGTGCACAAACGTGGCAAGTAGTAGGAGTGTTCATTATGCAGGGCATGGTAATTGGACTGCTTGGTACTATGGCTGGGCTGGGCCTAGGAATGTGCCTGATACATTACCGTAATGAAGTCAGCCGTTGGGTAACTTCCACGCTAGGCATTGAAGTCTTTCCAAAGGACATATAC
Proteins encoded in this region:
- the argC gene encoding N-acetyl-gamma-glutamyl-phosphate reductase, yielding MVRRRVGIVGASGYSGQELCALLARHCGAEVAAMTSRQYEGMVVGAVLPRLARYERIACSRFSSPSVSALLDAGVEVVFLALPHGMAVQFAIPLLEAGIQVIDISADFRLRDSRLYQKFYGMQHPAPHLLLEAVYGLPEWRADAIRSARLVACPGCYPTSILLPLLPLLARKFLQLEFLCIASASGVSGAGRRPEIPLLFGECSESFRAYGVPQHRHLAEIEQELSLVSREEMRVCFVPHLLPIHRGLHTTIFSVPSKDVDATQIQLAWEEDYTQCPFVHISAVLPDTKHVNRTNLCSLAIRTDPHTGKLLLFSAIDNLMKGSAGQAIQCFNLMSGFLEKEGLLP
- the nrdR gene encoding transcriptional regulator NrdR: MRCPRCGSVEDKVIDSRPSKEGESIRRRRECLCCERRFTTYEEIEQSELLVVKGDGRHELFDRYKLQGSLLRACEKRPVSIKQITQCIEEITQDLEAGQGQEISTKAVGAKVMEKLRILDPIAYVRYASTYRQFQGIGDFIKEIKSLEGKGARASARPELFGT
- the argJ gene encoding bifunctional glutamate N-acetyltransferase/amino-acid acetyltransferase ArgJ, which produces MSTLKRVKGGVCAARGFSASATYCGIKPLDQGHADLAMVYSQRNSVAAGVFTTNQVKAAPVKLSMKHIRSRSARAVILNSGNANACTGSQGYHDALLLVGETASLLGLRRQQILVCSTGCIGVPLPMEKIRPRLKLLARALSQTGNQAAARAIMTSDTYPKEAARELQMGGIPVRLGGMAKGAGMINPNMATMLCVVTTDAAISPPSLLRALRKAVEDSFNRITIDGDMSTNDTVIILANGAARAPIVRSNSAEFNLFLEALYSVCHELARMIVLDGEGTGKFVEVEVQGARNNVEARHAAESVANSLLLKCAWAGNNPNWGRVMDALGYSSARIQEERVDIFLNQLPMVMGGVAGPASSSSLSRVAARRAFRVSIHLNLGKGHYTVLTTDLTEKYVRLNSRD
- a CDS encoding histidine triad nucleotide-binding protein, translated to MNLFEEIISRKVPAEIIWEDSEVLAFRDARPQAPVHILIVPKETISSIASAKEHHAALLGKLLLVAAHLAESEDVARTGFRLVINNGLESGQTISHLHVHLLGGRLFSWPPG
- the fabG gene encoding 3-oxoacyl-[acyl-carrier-protein] reductase encodes the protein MRLFEGQVAIVTGASRGIGKAIARQLATLGARVAIISHSEMSFRKAAEEIRQFGGDAYTYAVDVSDYHAVQDLGKRILAEFQRVDILVNNAGIARDELIMRMSLEQWDEVLDVNLKGAFNFIKAVSRSMIKRRSGRIINITSVSGVIGNAGQANYATSKGGLIGLTKSVAREFARRGITVNAIAPGFIDTDMTAALQEGLRGKITAQIPMGRMGKVEEVASVVAFLASSQASYITGQVVAVDGGLAM
- the obgE gene encoding GTPase ObgE, which encodes MFIDQIRIYAKAGDGGTGCCSFRREKYVPHGGPDGGDGGKGGDVILYADEHTNSLVSLFYEPFLRSMDGGNGQGKSKCGCNAPPRTMQVPLGTVVHRLAPIPSGEEEGPFLGGKGAHLTKLDTVADLSEKGQKFVLCRGGRGGRGNAYFKSSTNRVPRQHTQGHSGEEGWFVLELRTIAFAGLVGYPNAGKSTLLSRISSAHPKIASYPFTTLHPVVGVVKLPDYHQITVADIPGLIEGAHANKGLGHAFLRHILRCKVLLFVVDMAGSDGRNPLKDFRVLRKEVGLYDPLLGTKPSAIIANKMDLPGADTNLKVFCREFHKIPIVPTSMASRKNSGLVRELLTTFLET
- a CDS encoding FtsX-like permease family protein, with product MSLPIPPALQLALFLALRYLKPRRALLSVITAISITGVTLGVTVLILVTAVMAGFELELRRKIVGFEPHLTITSHGALSDWRKLAKRALPREHVTSVAPYVQGPVIVEFNRLCIAPNMRGMHHDFDLILTNIRKLICNGRFNLMGNNIILGLALANTLGVKVGDKVSVCSSASLHTALSELDRAHYQKNHGSSYSVLLQRLQHIIRPKSLTVVGIFQTGHYLYDSEFVLVPLHIGQELYNLGDNVHGLAVKISDPYKSGKVKEDFLHTFSTAARIDTWIEKNRALFDAIRMERNVMFFLLMFIILVAAFSIMNTLITITVQKTREIGILKALGAQTWQVVGVFIMQGMVIGLLGTMAGLGLGMCLIHYRNEVSRWVTSTLGIEVFPKDIYQFAEIPAEVIASDVCTICISAFLICALAAVLPAWFAARLDPARALRYG
- the argB gene encoding acetylglutamate kinase, whose amino-acid sequence is MAHNLTLNLRAESLIEALPYIQRFRGDTFVVKYGGSSMEDESQVECLLRDVVFLEAVGINPVLVHGGGKAITAAMRRTGLTSHFIMGLRVTDKNSISIVEKILDTKINPRIVSIIKHFGGKAIGFSGKAIFQAKHLPLLAVPSGPRDTGFVGEVHKVQTEEVQLAIKREVVPVISPLGSSVEGYALNINADTAASALATALKASKLIFVSDVPGIMLNPSLPKTLVPSITCRMVEKLIKDGTISQGMVPKVQSATRALQEGVAKVHLVSGGRSHCLLLEIFSDAGIGTEILP
- the pgl gene encoding 6-phosphogluconolactonase; the protein is MTTKILQSWQFIQDAASLIEREAHQAIRVRNEFRIALSGGSTPKPIFAALAKRVLHWPGTVVTFSDERCVEPSDTRSNYYMASRVLLDHVPIPTQNILRMKGEQDPARAASEYEVLLRERTSDGTVYRHDLLLLGIGEDGHTASLFRGTRALEITDRLVVENYVPKLGAWRLTFTYPLINAARHVLFLVKSSMKKDEILRQVFGGKSDFPCSRVSPHHGELTWLLGRA
- the glgA gene encoding glycogen synthase, which codes for MRVLFLTNEYPPNVYGGAGTHVDYLSRYLSKLVQVEVRCFGDQMRHAERLRVRGFSFNASELCCPRSLRSVFGALQRCLDFNTIGVDADIVHCHTWYAYFGGIVAKLNYGIPLVITVHSLELLRPWKGEQLGRGYDFTCWLEATTLRMADAVIAVSLETKRDILRLFGLPEHHVHVVYNGVDLDEYTPMQGVGTLRSYGIDPSQPYVLFIGRITRQKGMIHLVRAIRHFVAGLQVVICAGAPDTPEVEMEIRSAIARVQQLRQWRILWIQKMLDVRSKVELYSHASIFICPSIYEPFGIINLEAMACGTAVVASAIGGIKEVVVDGITGFLVPFRQSPDIPGPIDADQFELDLAVRVNTLMADAVLRQKMGTAGRLRAEGTFGWNVIARQTQELYKRLAEL